From Synergistes jonesii:
TCTCGCCTGCGCCTTCTACGCGGTCGGCGTCGCGGCGTTCACGATCCCCTACAAATTCACCGACCTGGGAGTCATGGGAATCGCGGTGCTGCTCAAATACGCGATGGGGCTCAACGCCGCGGTCGTGGCGCTCGTCATAAACATGGCGCTTATCCTGTGGGGTTCGCGCTACCTTTCGAAGCGCTTCGTCTTCTGGTCGGTGCTCAACTCCTTCCTGCTCTCGGCGATGATCGACTTTTTCGGGGGATTCCCTTACCCGCGCATCGACGACATGTTCCTGGTCTCGGTCATAGGAGGCGTGATCAAGGGACTCGGGACCGGGCTCTTTTACCGCGAGGGCGTCACAGCCGGGGGAATCGACGTAATAGTCACTGTGCTCAAGGCTCGCCGCGGAGTGGAGGCGGGGCGCCTCAGCTTCTACTTCAATATGGCGATTCTCGCCGTATCGCTCAGCGTCGTCGGGCTTGAAAACGTCCTCTACGGGCTCGCCTCCTGCTACGTCTGCGGCGTGACGCTCGACGGCGTGCTCGCGTCCTTCGACAGGCGCAAGCTCGTCTTCGTCGTCACCCAGCACACCGAAGCGGTCAATGAATATATCAACAAAACGCTCGGGCGCGGCTGCACGCTGCTTTCGTGCGAGGGGGGCTTCACGCACAAGGGGGGCTTCACGATCATGTGCCTGCTGACGCAGAGGCAGGCGATGGAGCTGAAGCGCTTCCTCGCGAAGCACTACCAGGGCTCCTTCATGGCCGTGAGCGCGGCCGACGAGGTACTCGGCAGAGGCTTCAAGCGCTGGCGCAGCATTTAGCGCGGCGGAAATTTTTGTGGAGGCGGCGTTTTGAAATATATTTTTGACGTGGCATTTCTTCCCTGCGAAACTCTAAAGGAGCACGACGCACGCATCGTCGTCGACCTTCTGCGCGCCACGACGCAGATAACCGCCTTCTTCGACGGAGGGGGCAGCATCCTCGTTCCGGTGACGGAGGTGGAAGAGGCTTTCGCGATGAAGGAGCGCCTCGGTAGGGATTGGAAAATAATGGGGGAGCGCGGCGGGCTTCCCGCTCCCGGCTTCGACTTCGGCAACTCGCCCCTCGAACTGTTGGGAGCCGGGGCGCCAGACAACGCCGTTATAACGACGTCGAACGGCACGCGGGCCCTGATGCGCGCGGCGGAGGGGTGCGGCCGCGTTACGGCGGGCTGCGCGCGCAACGCCGAGGCGGTCTGCTGGGACGCGCTCTGCTCCGGCGCGCGCGTAGGCGTCGTCTGCGCCGGACGCAACGGAGAATTTTCGCTCGAAGATTCGGTATGCGCCGGCATGTTCGTTGAGAAGCTGCTCTCGCTCGCGCCGTCGAACGGCGCGAGCGAGATGGAGCTGACGGACGGCGCGATCTCCGCTCTCGCGTTGTGGCATCACCTCGGGCCGGACCTCCTCGCGGTATGTCGCGAGTCGGCGCACGGCAGGATACTGTCGGAGCTCGGCTTCGACAATGATATTTTTTTCTGCGCGGAGATAGATTCAAGCTCCACCGTCCCGCTGCTCAAGGAGACGGGCGGAATACCCGCCATCGTCGGAAGGTAGCGGCGCCCTTCCCGGAAATCGCGCGGCGAGGCCCTGCAGCGCCGTGTTTTTCTTTTCGCGGTTGGCCTTCTTTATCTCTTGCCTTAAAATATAAAGTTGTCAGACAAGTTCACAGCGCGCGCCCGCGCGTCGGGGAGGAGTACCGCATGACTGATTCCGCGGACGGGAAGTACCGCGTCGATCTTTCTTTCGTTCCAGCAACTAACCGCGCTTCGCGGCAGAGCGTACCGCCGGCGCTCGTATGCGTCGATGAGAGCGCTACGCACGAGCCTCTCGAGGGCGCGGGCCCGGACATTCCCGCGCCGCCTCCGCCGCGCCATATCGAGCGCGGGGAAGCCAAGGAGGAGGCGGGGCCTCAGCCATTTTCAAAGCTGGCCCAGTGGGAGAGGAAGCTGCTCGACCTCGGGCTGCGCAACACGCTGATAAACATGCGCCTTTCCCAGAGCGTCATACCGATCATTTCGCCCTCGCTCGAGGCGCTCGAAGACGCCCTCTCCGACGGCGGCGACTTCTCCCTGCTCGCCTGCCCGCCGGAGATGAAGCTCCCGGAAGGCGAGGTGAACTTTGAGGCGCTGCAAAGCTCCGGCCTCCCCGAAGAGTTCATAATGTCCGAGTTCAAAAGCCGGCGGCTGCGCGCGGCGCAGAGCGAAAGGGATCTGTCGCAGACGATAAAAACGCTTTACCGCTCCGCCAAGACGGCCGCGGAGGAAAACGGCGCCAACACGCTCTACCTGGCGCTGGGGATCATCCGCTGGTACGAGAGCGGACGCAGCGCGAAGGCGCGCTACGCGCCGGCGATACTCGTACCCGTCGAGCTCGTGCGCCGCTCCGCGAGCGCCGGCTACGTGATGCGCATGCGCGACGACGAGCCGCAGATGAACGTCACGCTGCTCGAAAAGATCAAGCAGGACTTCCAGATCACCGTCGGCGGCGTCGACCCGCTGCCGGCCGACGAGCACGGAGTCGACGTCAAAAAGGTGCTTGCGGCGGTGCGCAGCGCTATCATGGAGCAGCCGCGCTGGGAAGTCCTGGAAACGGCCTGCGTCGGCATATTCTCCTTCTCGCAGTTCGTGATGTGGAACGACGTCAGGAACCGCGCCGGCGACTTAGCGAAGAACAAGATCGTGAGCTCGCTGATCGAAGGCAGGCTGACGTGGGAGGCGCGGGACATGCAGATAGGCGAACGCGTCGGCGAGGAAAACGTCCTTCTGCCGCTGCCGGCGGACGCCTCCCAACTCTTCGCGATAAAGGCCGCCTGCGCCGGAGAGAGCTTCGTGCTGCACGGCCCGCCCGGCACCGGCAAATCGCAGTCGATAACGACGCTGATAGCCAACGCGCTCGCCGGCGGCAGGAGCGTCCTCTTCGTCGCGGAAAAGATGGCGGCGCTCGAGGTCGTGCGACGCCGCCTCGAAAAGATAGGCATCGGCCCCTTCTGTCTCGAACTCCATTCCAACAAATCCAGAAAGAGGGACGTGCTCGAACAGCTGCGGCGCGCGTCGGAGGCCGCGAAGGAAAATCCCCCCGAAGAATACGGGCGCGCGGCACGGCGCTGCGCGGCTTTGAGGGCGGAGCTCGACGAATACGCGGAGGCGCTGCACAAGAAGCAGAAATGCGGGCTGAGCGTCTACGAGCTGATAAACGAATACGAAAAATACTCAAAGGCCGCGGAGATCCCTCCCCTCCCGGATAAATTCGCCGCCGAGGCGACGGCCGACGCGCTCGCGCGGCAGGACTCCCTCGTCGGCAGCCTGACCGCGGCCGCGCGCGCGACCGGGCATC
This genomic window contains:
- a CDS encoding YitT family protein, with product MVDGIMEERRLKRLLKKIWIMILSEWKTFAVSFLACAFYAVGVAAFTIPYKFTDLGVMGIAVLLKYAMGLNAAVVALVINMALILWGSRYLSKRFVFWSVLNSFLLSAMIDFFGGFPYPRIDDMFLVSVIGGVIKGLGTGLFYREGVTAGGIDVIVTVLKARRGVEAGRLSFYFNMAILAVSLSVVGLENVLYGLASCYVCGVTLDGVLASFDRRKLVFVVTQHTEAVNEYINKTLGRGCTLLSCEGGFTHKGGFTIMCLLTQRQAMELKRFLAKHYQGSFMAVSAADEVLGRGFKRWRSI
- a CDS encoding 2-phosphosulfolactate phosphatase; this translates as MKYIFDVAFLPCETLKEHDARIVVDLLRATTQITAFFDGGGSILVPVTEVEEAFAMKERLGRDWKIMGERGGLPAPGFDFGNSPLELLGAGAPDNAVITTSNGTRALMRAAEGCGRVTAGCARNAEAVCWDALCSGARVGVVCAGRNGEFSLEDSVCAGMFVEKLLSLAPSNGASEMELTDGAISALALWHHLGPDLLAVCRESAHGRILSELGFDNDIFFCAEIDSSSTVPLLKETGGIPAIVGR